In the Oncorhynchus tshawytscha isolate Ot180627B linkage group LG17, Otsh_v2.0, whole genome shotgun sequence genome, AGTATTAGCTGTACTTCATGGTCTGTTTCAACATTATGGTCACGTGCAGAGCACTCGTCAGTAGCTCCACACCTGATAACACTTCCCCATCCACTGCACACAAAGTAAATATTGAGGATCGCACGTGACCAAATCCAATGGTGCAAACTGAGGCAAAACAGCAGACATCCAGGACAAGTCATTATATCAGAGGTCATCACTCAGGGGAGGCGAAAAGGAGAGATAATTCAAGGAGGAGAATCCACATCCTCCCGAGTACGTACCTCCCCGGGTGAGAAGGCAGGAGAGCTGGCATTCTGCACAGAGGGAGTCCACTGGGCTGAGATGCTCACTTTCACATTACTGAAGGTCTTCCTCGAGGCGTGCAGGAGGAcatagctggagagagagggaggggagacttAATAAAGCCCTGTTATATTCCTAGCACAACAAGGGACCAGAAACACCCAGGGTCTTCCAATGCTGTGTTTAGCTGTTTAAAGCAGCTGGTGTGCAGTACGCAGCCCGTTTACAACTACTAGAAATTCCTCAAGACTACAACCTGTAAATAAGAACTCTAGGCTATACGCCACTTCCTGATGACAGGGCCTGGAAAGCAAAACCACAACTTCTTTGGCACAGCCGAGAGGGTTCAAAGGTCAGGGCTCAGAGTGCAGAGGTCAGGATAGGGAATGTGAGAAGAACCGATTCAGCATGAATCTGATTCTTACTGCTCAACTGTCTGACACGTTCACTTTCTCCTACTCTGATAACAACCAGTCTGACCAGGAGgctattttttttacagtgtaattacagtgGAGAGCTTTATAAGACTGTGAGTACTGTAGCTCCAGTCCAGGCATTAGCACTCGTTGGGGCCCCTATTTACTTAAGGAGGATGTCGGCCTATATGAGCACAAGTGAGCCTGTGTATCAAATGCGCATGTATGCTCTGGTATAAGTGCTTGTGTAGAgagcatttaggccaaagagaaCTGGAATGAGAACTCTGAACATTCAGAGGGTCTTATACCAGATCTCTACAAGGCTGGTGGGAGTTCAGGAGTTGAGTTTACCTAAAGAAGGTGAGGAGGAAGGCGACCAGGTGATGGTGGGTGTACTGCGCCAGGAAGCCACAGCACGGGGACGACATCACAGGGGTCAccaggagggatgggagggggtggaggtCTTCAAGGGAACAGCAGGAGAGGcaggcaggagagggagggggttcagAGAGGGAACAGCACCACACTAGTTTATTCAACACTACAGTCTAGGTCAAAAACATAGCTTTGCCTGAAAAGAGAGAACTGGGGTTTAAAGTCCTATGAGACCAGGTGGATATTTTTCACCATAGCAAATGTAGGTAAAAGGCCAATGATATAAAGCCACAAACAAGTCAAAGGTCTTGGTCAGCCTCTTCCAAAAAAAGATAACCATAAGCTTGTTGTCATTAACCTACTTCTCACCATGGGACCTTACTGTTAGTCCTACAGCCAACAAACCTTGGAACCTGGTCTGAAAGATGTATCTGGTGTAAACACAATCTGAATCACATTCTGTCAATAAAGGCAAAACCCCCTAAAAAGATTGAGATTTCCTTACCTACTTTTTCCGCAAACGTGTACTCGTTCTAGATAGGAAGAATTTAGCTATGGACATCAATAAATAGCCTTGGGAGCTGTCTTCTTTCTGTCTGCTTCTGTCGCTGGCTAGCAGTGCAGCACTGAAGTGACTCACTCTGGTGATATGCAAAAGCATATGAAATACACTAGCTCGATACTTCTCTTTCACTAAAGATACATTAGGCATCGGAATAACACTGTATGGAAATACAAATATGCAATCAACGTCGAGGTCAAACGGATAAGGACTTACCTGTTTTATTCACATAAACACCGACGCAAGTCTGAGATCATCTGTCTACAGTCCAGTCTGCTACACTGTAGCAATCGGTTTTCTTCATCTGTGGTTTCACGTTTCCTATTGCCACCAACAGGGCTGGAGTGTACCGGAAGTGAACGCATGCAAATAAGAGCCACATGCCCCTAGTTTCAGCCAATCGTGGTGTTTCGCGTCAGTAGGTGAAGAAATTAACCAATAGTATTGCGAGTCGTGGAGTAACAGCTCCGGGGGATGCAACCCGCTATAGTTTGTCACCTACTGATCAGCTGTGCCAGTGTCGTCTGATAGAGAGCCAGGAGGCTGTTGTTAGTGCATCTCAAGGTAAATCCTCTCTTTTATTTTAATTCAACGCTTATTTGAGTTTAGAATTAGCATACAGTTCAGAACTGTGTTTCAAGTAGTTTTCACAGTCTCTACGTGCTTGTGATTCTGACACTCTTTTTCTCCCCCATCCACTTTCACTGATTTAAACTGCCTTACCAATAGCTTTAAATGCAATGTAAACGGTTGGGTCATTCTGTGGCTGATTCAACCATCTGTTCACTAGAATAAATACATTTGTAGATCATTTCCCTAGCTAAAGGGGGGTTTTATTTTAGAAACAAAAAGAAAAGCTTATGTCACACAgcaacttttacagatgtaccATGCCGTGCTTCCTTTCTACAGTACAGGTTAAAACATGCTTACATGGTTATACATCAACACAACCTTACATTGTAATTTGCTTGCTTCAGTAACAAACTGTCAACTAACTGTCAAACCTCTCTCTTTCCTGGGCAGGGAGGCAAGAGCTAACCACCAATATGGCCACATCACAGTCAGTCTTAATGTTAGCAGTATGCATTCTCATGATAACTGAGTTCATACTGGCACAGAGGGACTACTATGACATCCTAGGTGTGCCAAAAGATGCCTCCGAGCGCCAGATCAAGAAGGCCTTCCATAAGCTAGCCATGAAGTACCATCCTGACCGAAACAAGAGTCCTGGCGCAGAGGCAAAGTTCAGGGAAATAGCTGAGGGTGAGTGCTGTCAACTTCTTTGTTAGGTAGATGGGCACTCCCTAGTCCTTTCCATTAGGGCTCGTTACGTCAAGTCCACATCAAATGTATTGGACGGAGTGTTAATTATTCATCCTGTAGTTGTATTAATacttttgtaaacatttcaacaaGTAATGGGTGTTTTTCCAATCTTTAATATTGTCAGTGTAATGGACATTATCAGGTGAACAAGGAGAGCAGTTGTTGATTatatcaatttaaaaaatgtatctggTTTAATTACAAATTTGCAGGGATAACAATAGCCCGGACAATAGCAGAGAATGTCTAACTGGCCTTCAACCGAGAGGACTCAATAGCCTAATCAGCAACGCGAAATGTACTGTTAACACCAGCCGAGAAGCTTGTAGGAAGTCAAAAAAGACAGTGACTTTGTCAGCTACTACAGAACCACAGTGTTCACAGACAATACCATAATAATCCGTGTGTCCTCAGTCCTTGTACCTCCAGTCTGGTGTCAATCACTATCAACAGATGTGAGTTTAATCCATAACAGTCTGCATCGAGTCTAGTGACCAGCAACCCGAGTGTCACAAACAGAACACTGGAAATCATGTGTAATACAGAAAGGGAAAATGTGTAAATATGCTTAACATTGCGTTAATCACTCTAAACTGAATATGAACTTTGTTGATCTTATTAATATTCCCATTACAACATTTTTATATGTTAAAGCATTTGTTGTTTTTCTGATGTCTGTGGACACCAAGAGACTCATGTTTCCTTTCCTTTGCCAGCGTACGAGACGTTATCAGACGATAAGAGGAGACTGGAGTATGACCAGTTTGGACATGGCCCCTCCCCTGGTGAGCCAGGCACAGGGGGTGGGAGGAGTAGACAGCACTTCCACCAGAACTTTAACTTCAACTTTGATGACCTGTTCAGAGACTCTGACCTGTTCGGTCATAACCAACACTCCCATCATGCCCAGCACAAGAGGGCCTTCAACAGCCACTTCCAGGCCCACCAGGAGACCCAGAACAGGCACAACAGCCACTTCCAGGCCCACCAGGAGGCCCAGAACAGGCACAAGAGACACTTCCAGGGCTCCTTTGGTGGAGAACACTTTGATGACGTGTTTGAGGACATGGAGAAGATGTTCTCGTTTAACGGACACATGGGCGGGGCAGACAGCCGGTTCCAGGGCTCAGCAAAACAACACTGCAGGACAGTGACACAGCGCAGAGGGAACATGGTCACCACATACACAGACTGTTCTTGATTTATTATCACCAGAAACATATTCCACTACTCACTGGTTATGAGTTTAGCTATCGTGGGTATTTTGGAATTACTGTTAATTTAGCACTTTGTGGAACATGATTTTGGGTGGTTTTGGAAAAAAAGAAAAGTGTGCTATAAATGTGTTGATGCCTATGGGCCATAAAACAAACTGTTCTCAAGCAATAACTTCACTCATTTTGGATATAATTAAACTGGGCTTATGTTATTAGGTTCTTACTTCTGGATAGCATTGCATGTTACGATGCCTCCATTTTGGATTTCAATTGACTTTGTTTACATCGTGCTAAGCACCGGCTCTCCCATTTCTCAGGTTCTCTATTGGCTTCCATCTTTGTTTGAGAGTAGCAATTGTATTGAgttgaagaagaaaaaagaagCATTTTATTTCATGTCCTTTCTATTTTCCTCCTGGAGCATTAAAATTGCTATGCAAAACCAAAGCAATTCTCTCTTTCAGAAAGAGTTCTTCCAATATCATGACAAATTCAGTGTTATAGCACGTTTATATTGGTTATGCCTTGTACTTTTAGAGCTGTTGCATTTGATTGTGGACTTATTAATTCATTCTCCCCAGTGTGTTAAGTTGCTGTCACTTACTTCAAGGCCCATCTTAAACCTTTCCCGGTTAGGAATAGAGCACATGAGTTGAATCTCATGGTGAAGTTGAAGAGAACCTAGCTATATACATGTATTTAACATGGTTATACACCATTATCAACTGTTACCTCTTGGTTTTTTTTCTGCAAAGTGTGCCTCTTCTGCCATTTTATTATGTGCAATATTTGCAGTCGGCACctttgttctctgttctgttgtctcttaCCTCGACTTTGCTGCCTGATTGTCATTTTGTGTGAAACCAATGTTCAGTTATTGACTGCTGTCTGCACTTTGTTAATCCTAAGGATGATCTATTTTTAAATATTGAAAGGATGAGGATTAGTACTTGTTTGGAAATAAAAGTGGATTTACTCTAAGGTCCCTGCAGACTAAAATGTATTTCTACAATTCCTATCATCCTATCATGTTCTATTCTCTTGGTCCATGGATTTAGATTACTGTAGGATCTTCTAAATGTGTGTATTCTATTCATGCTCTGACATTTGATCAATTAATGTAAATCTCAGAATCGGTTCACAAAACACTATGTATATTATCATCTGCAACTATAATGTAGCTACTATTTTAGCCTAGCAGTTTGAGAGGCCAGCATACAACCGGAGGGTTGCCAGTCCTGGGTCTGACGGGAGCTGATAACTGGATTGTTGACGGTATCAAATCATAGAGGCTTTTacctgccgttgtgcccttgagcaaggcacttaaacccccACAGCAGCTCCCCGGCTGCCCAGTGTGTCTTttggaggggttgggttaaaagagGATGTCAAATTTCCGTTGGAGCTTGTGTGCAATTGACCAGTAAAGTGATCTTACTCATACACATCTATCGAAAAACTACATTACAATATTTTTTTGAGCAGCGGCCTTATCTTGGGAAATGCAGTCCTATTTGGAAAATTCAAGCAGCATTTGAGAGCGTTTGGAATCTGGAAGACTACAAGTCCCAATAATACACAGCGCAGTCGCAGACTGGTGGGAATGGCTTATTTCAATGGTCTCTATGGGACGTTGAATGACTTTTAACAGAGCTGGTGGACAGCTGTTCCATTAGTTTATCTCTCTAGAAAGGTGTCAATTTAGCTTGAACATGGAGGCCCTAATCCCCGTTATAAACAAGCTTCAAGATGTCTTCAATACGGTGGGAGCAGACATATTACAGCTGCCGCAGATAGCAGTCGTTGGAACCCAGGTAAAACCCTTCCCCTTCGTAGCTTTCAAAATAGGGCTATGCTGCTAGTCTCTTCACATGACACTGaaagatagctagctacatacaTTGTTGTCTATCCAGCTATTTTGTGTTCGAGGTTTTCATTATGTTCGGCAAAACATCAGGATTGCTGAAAATGGGCTATTGAACTTGAGTGAGCGTGGTGCAGTTAAAAATaaacctctttctgtctctgtttgtgcATGAGCCAGTTGTGTGGCTATTATTGGTGTGCATGTGTTGGTGGACAGCTGGAATGTTCCATTTGACCCGGGCAAAGCCTGCTTTTTGTCAGCAATTATGAAGAACTCTCTGTCAATAACTGTAGGACAACCTTATGTGCCATATTATTTGGTAACACTGCTGTTCTCAGATCTGTCCTTATGTGAAAGCTGTTAACCCAACTCCATGATGTGACATACTGTGATGTCTGTCTCCAGATCAGTGGGAAGAGCTCTGTGTTGGAGAGCCTGTTTGGCAAGGACATGCTGCCCCGTGGGACAGGTGTAGTGATCCGCCGGCCACTCATCCTACAGCTAGTCCACGTGGATCCTGGAGATGGTAGGAAAATGATAGATGAGAATGGTATGTAGGCCTACCTGGGATGGAATGCCATAATATGTGACCACACTGACcactaaccgtgtgtgtgtgtgtgtgtgtgtgtgtgtgtgtgtgtgtgtgtgtgtgtgtgtgtgtgtgtgtgtgtgtgtgtgtgtgtgtgtgtgtgtgtgtgtgtgtgtgtgtgtgtgtgtgtgtgtgtgtgtgtgtgtgtgattcctcaTTCTGCTCTTTGGGTATTTTCAGACCACTTTGTGTCATTGTTTCTGACCTGCCACTCATGTTGTTATTTCTGACTCAGCGTTTTGCACCCCTTCACACCAATTGTACCAGCCTATTTCAGCAAGTCGTGAAGATCACACGCTTGCCACTGTGTCATGTTAAACCCAGAGAGAGCTGTTTTGGAAATAGGAGCTGAAACGTTCTCTATCTCTTTGACTGCCGACCCCACAATGTGGACACACACTCAGCTATGTAAAGGTCTtgtctggtgttttctgttttCCTATACATTCCTCCCTTGACAGTTATTAGGGACCTGTAGACCAGACCGTCCACACCTGAACAAGTAGTCTATCTAGGGTTATTCCTTCAATGATTGTGATCTTATTAATATAGTATTCTAATTATATGGTCGtaatcctgtgtggctcagttggtagagcattgtaCTTGCAAAGCCAAGAGTTGTGGGTTTCGATTCACACTGGGGCCACCCATATGTTAAATGTGTATACCACATGACTGCAAGTTGCTATGGATAAtttctgctaaatggcatgtatGATACATTATATTATTGATACATCTCCCATATTCCATTACCCCATTTTCACCTGACCAAAATAAGGTATCTAAACCGTGTGTTATTGTATTCCACAGGCGTGGAAGGAGATGAATGGGGCAAGTTCTTACACACCAAAAACAAGGTATGACTTATCTCAAACATTGATACGTGTTGCTACTCATGACATTCTGTTTTCTGTGCTGTTGATTGAAGAAAATCTACATTAACAAAGCTGGTCTTTTCAGATCTACACAGACGTCAGTGAAGTCAGGCGGGAAATCGGAAATGAAACGGAAAGAATTTCAGGTACTGACAAGGTAAGACGATCACCGTGTAATTATTTAGGACTTTATAAATTGATCTCCTTCACATCATACATCCCTAACAATTTTAACAAGGCTAGTCATTGTTTGTCATTGTATTTCCTATAGGGGATCAGTGATGAGCCTATTCACCTGAAGATCTTCTCTCCTAATGTGGTGAACCTCACTCTGGTGGATCTACCCGGCATCACCAAGGTAACAGTGACTAGAGATGGAGATGAACTAGACACTAAATGTCTGCTCTGCATAGGAGAAGCTAGTAGCCTAGCAGACATGCAGGGCAACTGAAACCTTGGCTGAAGCGTGATACACTAGAAAGTCTCAGTTGTcagtcactcctgtgtttcatTTTCATCCAGTGTTTGGGCAGCCACTTATCTCTCTCTGCGACTGGTAAAAGTGTATGGTGTGCACAGTATGTTGTGTTGGACTCATTTCTGTAGTCTGTTGTCGTGCACAGGCAGGAGGACACTGGTGGTGGTGACCAAGCTGGACTTGATGGACGCTGGTACTGATGCTATGGACGTCCTAATGGGCCGGGCCATCCCTGTCAAACTGGGCCTCATCGGAGTGGTCAACAGGTCTGGCgttatactctactgtagcaCGTTACACTCACTCCCAATAGTAGCCTCTACTCTACCTTACATACAATGAACATCAGCTGAAATCTGTCTTGTGTTATTGTGAAGCCAACATGTCTCTGTTTCACGCAGGAGTCAGTTGGACATCAACAATAAGAAGTCGGAGAGCGATGCCATCCGAGATGAACATGCTTTCCTGCAGAAGAAGTATCCCTCTCTCGCTAATCGAAATGGAACCAAATATCTGGCCAGGACTCTGAACAGGTGAGAATGTTATTGTTTCCTCCATAGGTCAGTTGGGTATTACATAAGCAATGGTAGTGGCAACTACAGTAGTGACTTGTAACCACACTTGCCAGTCAAGGTTCTTAGCTCTGGTCGGCCAAACAACCTATGAATCACAAAGTGCAATCTACTTTAACTAATGAAACTTTGAGATCTCGGATATTGTGCCCATAGGATTGCAACTACTAGCATGGAGTTCTGTAATAGGAATTTCAAGGTGAACAAAAGAGAATGGCAGTCACTGGTAAAGTCAATCAAAAATCAATCTGATTTATCACAAGTTGCAGCAGGAAGACCCCTCCAGCACAGAAAATGTCTAACTGGTCATTGCTGAGAAGGCCTTTCTtacggtgcatttggaaaatattcagaccccttgactttttccacattttgttacgttacagcgttattcgaaaattgattaaattgtttttccccctcatcaatcaacacacaatacccaagtggtgtaaagtattttagtaaaaatactttaaagtacttacttaagtcgtttttttgtggtatctgtactttactttactattttatatttttgccaacttttacttaactacattcctaaggaaaagaatgtactttttactccatacacccaaaagtactcgttacattttgacaggaaaatggtccaatttatgcacttatcaagagaacgtccctggtcatctctacagcctctgatctgacggactcactaaacacacatgctttgtttgtaaatgatgtctgagtgttggagtgtgcccctggctatccgtcaataaaaataaaatggtgctgtctgctttgcttaatataaggaattagaaatggtttatgcttttacttttgatacttaagtacatttgagcaattccatttacttttgatacttacgtatatttaaaaccaaatacttttagacttttactcaagtagtattttactgggtgactttcacttctaCTTGAatccttttctattaaggtatctttactcaagtatgacaattgagtacttccCCCCCCCAcagcaataccccataatgacaaagcaaaaacagttttagaCATTGTTTGcgaatttataaaaaaaaaaaaatgtttaacaaatattacatttacataagtattcatattgtgttgttgaagtacctttggcagagattacagcctcaaggcttcttgggtatgatgctacaagcttggcacacctgtatttgtgaagtttctcccatttttctctgcagatcctctgaagctctgtcaggttggatggggtgcgtcGCTGCCCAacttttcaggtctccagagttTGAGCGGGTTCGAGTTTGAgcgggttcaagtccaggatctggctgggccagtgAAGGAtatttcagagacttgtcccgaagccattcctgcgttgtcttggctgtgtgcttagggtcgttgtcctgttggaaggtgaacctttgccccagtctgaggttcggcgtgctctgg is a window encoding:
- the LOC112216850 gene encoding dnaJ homolog subfamily B member 9; the encoded protein is MATSQSVLMLAVCILMITEFILAQRDYYDILGVPKDASERQIKKAFHKLAMKYHPDRNKSPGAEAKFREIAEAYETLSDDKRRLEYDQFGHGPSPGEPGTGGGRSRQHFHQNFNFNFDDLFRDSDLFGHNQHSHHAQHKRAFNSHFQAHQETQNRHNSHFQAHQEAQNRHKRHFQGSFGGEHFDDVFEDMEKMFSFNGHMGGADSRFQGSAKQHCRTVTQRRGNMVTTYTDCS